The Schistocerca gregaria isolate iqSchGreg1 chromosome 2, iqSchGreg1.2, whole genome shotgun sequence genome contains the following window.
atggggaagaagatagtaattccttcagctCTAGTGCGtttttcctcgaagataggccgtattcttgagaaacgcACTGTCTAGGTgatcttccgccccccccccccccccacccccacgaagagtgcagctttactcggctctgtgaaaagCCGCGAGAAGTTGCAAATGcacaattttgtttctgttgtttagTTGCTTTATCGCTAGAAGGGCACAGCTGtacgaataaatatattttgtttaacCTGGCTTCCTgcttcacattaaaaaaaacatgtcggaaaaacaaaaaacaaaaacaacaaaaaatggtacgacaaccgctcgcgataagcgggaatttCGGGTTCCAGTCGtattccggtacaaattttcagtgtcgtcattccatcaTACAAATGAAAGTTGTCCATATTTGTAAATGCGAATACGTTTCATCTATTGATTTCCTATTGTATGTGCAGTAGTGCACTTTTGCGCCCTGTGCTTGTTGTTCACTCTGTTGGCAGTCTGTTGTTCCGTACCTGTTATCTTATGAAGGAAACAACTGTTAAGCTATATAGCAACCACTCAAAGGAGAGTTCATTTAAATGCACCTCCAAGTAATAATCTTTACAGTATATAATTAGAGTAAAAGAACGAACTTGCAAAATTACACGCCAATATCCTTAaagttttttctttctctctctctctcgctctttacttttatttatttatttatttttgcagaagttgtgagcatattctgagttcgaatataataaaagtCCTTGTGGGAGAAAAGTTTCTGTTTACAATAAACacgaatttagaaagcatcactcgtatgaaattcagcttgctcttttcttgcATGTTATCCTACGAATCATGGATGGAGGACAACGGGCAGATTCTGTTCCCGAGATTTCCCGAAATCGTTTGACACGGTGTCACACTGATTATACGgagtaggttctcagatatgtgagtggcttgaagccaGTACGCTCTTGTTCTACAAATACATAAAAGATCTAACGGATAGGATAAGCAGAATCTGCGAGTGTTTGCCGATGCTGCTTTAGTGTACGGGACAGTCTTGTCATTCAGTGACCGCAGAAAGGTGCTGGATGTGTTGACTAGAATTGCTGTTGTATGATGAATCGCAGTTTACTGTAATTATGGAAAAATGTAAGATGACGCGAGTGAGTACGAACAACAATCTTGTAATAATGCGGTTTTATCGGATTGCCAGCCGAGCCAAGCCGTCTTGATGCGGCAGCGTTTCGTCAAGTTGCCTACTCGTCATCTTTAGGTAAATGTAATGAGCACGTAAATGCGGTTGGAGGGAAGGCGAGAGGTCGACCTCGTTTTATTGAGGGAAATATACTAAAGTGTAGCTAGAGACCGCTTGtataacacttgtgcgacccgtTGTTGAATACTACTCGAGTGTCCACACCAGggtggattgaaggaagacgtcgaagcaattcagaggcgtgatgGCTGTAGATTTgacactggtaggttcgatcaacacgagaGTGTTCCACAAATACTCCGTGaattcaaattggaatccctggagggaagaagacattctttttacgaaacactgttgagaaagctTAGAGAAATGGTGTTTGCGACAGACCGTAAAAAAATGCTACTGCCAACCAACATATATCTCGAGTAAGGACCTTTATTCTGTCGCTGTGTTTTCGAGTAGATTGGAAAAGGCAATGACTAACAGTGACACAGCGTACTCTCTGTCGTGTACCATATAGAACCTTCCGGAGTAGGTATGTCGATGTAGTTTCAGATTCAGAGGCCAGTAGATACCCGTACTATCATTATTTtaagattgaaggaagacgtcgaagcaattcagaggcgtgatgGCTGTAGATTTgacaccggtaggttcgatcaacacgagaGTGTTCCACAAATACTCCCTGaattcaaattggaatccctggagggaagaagacattctttttacgaaacactgttgagaaagctTAGAGAAATGGTGTTTGCGACAGACCGTAAAAAAATGCTACTGCCAACCAAAATATATCTCGAGTAAGGACCTTTATTGTGTCGCTGTGTTTTCAAGTAGAGTGAAAAAGGCAATAACTAACAGTGACACAGCGTACTCTCTGTCGTGTACCATATAGTACCTTCCGGAGTAGGTATGTCGATGTAGATTCAGATTCGGAGGCCAGTAGATACCCGTACTATCATTATTTTAAGAACTTCAGCATAAACTCGTAGACACGTCGCTTTATCATTCTTTCGAATTTTCACAGTATATCCATCATCTCATCAGGAGAAGTAGAAACACTTATCCATCTTTAAAGagcattttaatatgttatttgtaTCGTATGAGCTTGTGTTCTCCACTAAGACGATAACGTTATTGTCATTTCTCAGAATTTGACCATCTCGTTTTTGACGActgtaatattttacaattttaaGCACATTCAAAAAAATCGTGTTTCTCTTGAAAGAgctcaatttcttttcatttttccaaTAGCCACTCGTGCTTGTTTGCATTTTATTCGTACGCTCTTGTGCAATACTTTATAGACAGTGTAATCTTTTGTTTTacatttccttctttcatttacaGGTTCCAAAATTTCATCTGTCATCCAGTAGTGGCTTTTGTTGGTGCTGCATTCGATATAAATTTCCCGAATTTCAATCATACTGTCTTTGTTGGTGTTCGGGATGGGCTCTACTTCTGCTGGTCCGTAGGGTTTctgttattttcatgtcttcttcaagaGCATTTTTCACTACAGTTCTTACCTCTGGATACGGTAGTCTTTAAATAACTATTTGTCTGAATGGTAAAGTACTCTTCCCAGTTTACTAAAGAGAGGCACCTAAAAGACAAAAAGACTGGATTATAAATACAATTAACGTTGGCACCAGGGTACATTTTCACGGATGTCAGATGTCTTTTCGGATGTTGACGAACGAGATAGAAATCATTCTGGTTCTTCACAATACTTTTACCACTGTCGGCGGGTAGCGGCCACCTACGACAGAGTATGAAGAAAGCATCAAATCTTGCTCCACAGAGAACAGTGCCAGCCTTTTTCCTCTCGGATTTCTTTTACCAAGACCATAATAGTCTGCAGTATTATTTTCACCACCAGTCCGTATATCTGCGTTAAAATCACCGATGACTAGTGTTACCTCTACCTTCATGGTAAGTTGCGAGAACCTTCCTATTAGATATACTCGTAGTCAGTACCTTGTCTGGAATAAACACAATGTCAGAAGAAAGATCTCCTGAACTGCATTTTACTCTCAGACACTACACTGTGCAATACACTGGGAATACGGGTAGTTTTGTGATACACTGTTGAGCtctctacggttcggtagttttgttacagcacataaatgacgtagtaaatggtaggattactggcAATATTGGTAGTACTGGTGACgagagaaacataaatgaatgtgtgagagaggaatttgtttgttttgcacgtaaGTAGAACCATACgttgttcagtgttagtccattgtgtatgttATTTCCTTGCAAAATGTAACTTGCTTTTCATAAGTAAAAAACAATTAACTGCTCGCGTATCTTCTGCGCTTACTGTTTCTTGCTATAATTGATAAGTGCGAATTTGTTTAGCAATAAATGAAACACGTTTTAAATAAGCTCGACAAAGTACTGAAGCAATGTTTGATATTTCTTTGATTTAATTCCTTAAAATTTAATCTTTTTTGGTAAAATTGCGTTTTCTTGCGCTATGTGATAAATCTGCTTtgtttttggtttcttttttttgtCTTTACTACAAAATCTCACTGTTTTAagttacaaatcaataattttcggATAAAAACCGATTTAAACAATGACAGTTTCAattctgctgtaaatactgtttatttttaagcaacAGACAGAAGAATAActatgaagaacaaaaatgttccaaccATATATATATCGACACTCTGTTTCTAGATGGTTCGCcacttccggtttttaggggaatcCAAAAGGACACTGATCACGTATACATGCAAAGCGATAGAAATTaggtaacgcctgataggtatgcTCACACTTAACATACAGGTAACGTTACGATGGTAACTGACAATATCTGCTAGAAAACTACAGTATTCTACTCTTACTTACTGTAGTCTACAGTAGCATACTGTAGTTTTACAGCTCTGGTCACAAGGGACATCCCTCGACTCGATCAggaatttgtattaaaaaatttatACACAGATTCATCTCACATTTATAGTGACGCGTGCGATGGCGTGTGATAGTATTGCTCTTGGCTTGTACACAACAGTACTTGCAGTCTTGGAGGATGTGGGTTAACACACCAGTTAATCAGTTACCTCAGCAAGTAGTTGACGTGTTCAGCATACGAATGTCAGTATAGtcatacatacatataaaaatgagcGAAACCATTAATTTTCGGAACGTTTTAAATATTGTGGCATCCAAGTTAAGAGGGCGCTAACCAATGGAAGACGGCATAGAACAGAATGATAACACTTTCACAATGTTTCGGTGGATCTGATTATTCAAAACCATGAATATTCGTTTGACTGCCCAACTGCAGTTACACTGGATAGGATACTGGATGAAGAAAACGAATTTTTAGACGATAACGCGATAACTCGTGCTCAATATCGCAGTGCTAATGGCGAAGGCGGAAACAGTACACCTCAAAGAAAAGGTAAAAGTTCCGGTGGCTATGAACCTTCACCAGAAACAAAATCTAGTACTTTCAATGTTTCAACAAAATTTTCGGGAGAACGTCTTGAACGAATTTATCATATACCTCCGAGTAAAGTTGCGACCTCCAGCTCTGTACTAAAGAGCTGTCCATCTATAAAGGTATGTATAGAAAGGTAGATGTAATAAACACCCTTTTCGAGAAAACAAAGCTTCCAAAGAACTGGGTATGAAACAATACGTTCCAACCCAATCTGACGTAGCAAAGAATGAAGGAAAATGTGTCTATTACTGGCACCTGAAATTCTGAACTCTACAAAAAGGAAGAGAATTGGGCACGCGCAATTTAAATGATCTGTGGCTTTCATAGTACATCTCAAGAAAGAATACACAATGTGTTGGAGATACATCACTGCTTTCATGACAGCTGCATATGTATGGAAATACCAAGAAATTCGACAGTCTAGGCTCTTTTGTGTCGAAGAAATAAACCAGAAAACTCTAAGTTTCCAGATAGTGCCACAGTGCATGTGGAACGCTGATCCAAgtgaattttaaacatgagcaaacTTCTAGTGCGACACtgtctaagaaagaagaaaatcaaCAGTTGCCTTGGTGCAGTCTGCACACAATATGACTCATAGTCATGCAATAGATGTTGGGCTTTCAATGAGTGGACAACTAACAAAACAACTTCCGGCTTGAAAGTTAAAGGGGCTACTTGAAGACGTTCTCTCACTAAACGTACATATGGGAAGACAAAttaaagtttttctttcatttaagtTGTTAATGAAAATGTAGCAAATAACGAGAAGTGTATAATATTTTGTGATTGTGGAGTGCTCACAAGGACACAGCAATAGTAAATGATTCACAAAGGGTAAAGACACTGAATGAATCATCATACCTCCAAAAACGATAAATATGTACAGCCTTCGGATGTatatttcagccggccgctgtgatcgagcggttctaggcgcttcagtccggaaccacgctgctgctatggtggcgggttcgaatcctgcttcgggcatggatgtgtgtgtgatgtccttaggttagtccagtttaagtagatctaagtctaggggactgatgacctcagatgttaagtcccatagtgtttagagccatctgtgtatTTCATCTGACAATATAAAATATACGCAAGAAGGATAACAGACTCTAGAAAGACTCTGCACAGTGACTTTGACACTAAATTAGGGAATAGAACTTTCATAATGAAAATGCATTCTGTTATTGAAACCAACTGTCTGCTCCAGTATATCAGCGATTACTTCAGTATTTGCCAGCCgaagtgaccgagaggttctagtcgctacagtctggaaccgcgccaccgctacggtctcaggttcaaatcctgcctcgggcacgggtgtgtgtgatgtccttaggttagttaggtttaagtagttctaagttctaggggactgatgacctcagaagttaagtcccattgtgctcagagccatttgaaccatgtgaacttcAGTATTTCTGGCAAGCGGCTGGGTACAATACTCCCACATGTGCTGCTGAATTCAAGAGTGCGATTCGCGTGAAATTTGATATCGCAGCTGAAGAATGTGATTCTGATGATTTCCCAGATATTGCTTTCGCCAGATGTGCCTATTGTGTTTCTCCACATTGTTTCATTCGTTTTGTTGAGAAACCTGATCTACAATTGTAAAGACGGACAGCGGGGCAGACTAAGATTAACAcaatctaattccttcaccatcCTAATCATAGTGGTACCTGAAGCTTCTGAAGACAGTTGGAACACCGAATTCCTGTACGAGTCGAGAGACTTCCCTTACCAGAATACACCGCTCTCCACGAGGTGCAAGCAAGTTGCATTTCGTGCTTCGTCATCATTTGTGAATAAAGCAAGCATTCCGAGCATTCTAGGAAGCCACCTTGAGAGTGTATgcgcgtgtatgtatgtgtgtgtgtgtgtgtgtgtgtgtgtgtgatgcgaaAACGCGAGACGGCAATGCGTCGCAGGCGCCCAGAATGTTAGCGCCGGCTGTAGTAGTATTGAGAGTTGATCACTTTCCCACCCCCTTCagattccctccccccctcccaccgacAGCGCATCgatgtggggagaggggggggaggggaaggggtattCGGAGGTCTGCGCGGCAGCCGCCCTGCGCGGAGGGGGGACCGCCCGGGCGCATTCAGCACGTCCTCCTTTCTCTGCGGGCTTTTCTCCGTGGTCAATGACTGTTTACGAGCGTACGACGCATTATGGCGCACTTATTATACCAACTCCGAGACCGTCGTGGCGTCCCGGctactctctccctctcccccccgcggGAGAGGGagcgacggagagagagagagagagagttctctcTCCCGCTGCAGACAGAGAGAGCGCGTCCGGGAGCGAGAGGGACAGAGCCAGAGATATATAGAGCGcgcgcgagcgagagagagagagatggctggCCCGGGGGTATTCAGTCAGCTCTCAATGGCGCCGTGATTATATTGAGAAGATAGCATTGAAGGAGAGCAAGAATGAGGCTTGCGGGGAGCGACGGGCGAGGGGATCGCAGCGCTCTCTCCTCTCTCCCGCGCCGCCTTTATCCCCTGCTGCTTTTGTACTTGACACACACAAAAATGCGGAGATATAACCCATTACTACAGTAAAAGGAGAGTCTCTATAGGTCTTTTCTATATAGGCGAGCGGCGCCCGGCGTCTAGCTCTCAGTCGCACTGGGGACATGCGGGCCCGCGCACGCCGACTTCCGCCGCGCTGTCGCCGCCCCACGGCTCCGCTGCCCGCAGTCGCCTGCCGCCGGCCACGTGGGCGACGCCGCCGCCCCTGGACCCGACACCGACACCGCCGCCACCGCGTTTTACCTGCTTTCCAGCGCCGCGTCACGTGGTCCGTGACGTCACCGCCCGGGGAGTCTCCGCGCCACCGACGAAGCCTGCTTTGTTGATCGATGCGGTGTCACGCTGACGAAGAGAAATGTGCATCAGTGTCTTAGCTACCTGTCTAGTAGGTTTCCCTGGCCATTAACCGGCGTTCAGACGCCCAACCAGGGTCACATTTCCGCTCGAGGAACGTTGCAGTTGCTTGTGTGAACATCCAGTTCTCCGTGGCGTCTCTGCAGTGCTGCCATTTTCTGCCGTGCCACTAAAAGTTAAAGGCGGCTGTATTTTGTTACGGAAGTTTGCTTCCTCCACCACTGGACAGcaccattcagattgctgcctGCTGTTTCGAAACACCAGCATTCTCTACCAGTTTTCGTGGCAGTACTGCTGCTGTGATCCGTTGCATTTCAATGTGAAGTGTAATAACACTGCACCAACAACCGTTATTTTGATATcgttttattaggcaaccagtgtCGACGTTCCAATcaagtcatcttcaggcctgtcacATGAAGAACACTAAGTACTACTCGTGCATCTAAAGACAAGGCACCAATAGTCGTAACTGGTTCCGTAGATATCCAGACTTCAAGACTATGTGTTCTCTTCACGAATGTGACAGTTGTCCTTTTCTTACGAAAAAAAGTAAAAAGTAGTGATCACTTGTACCTGTGGACGTCACTAGCCTTTCCTTGCCACTAAATAGCACCTTTTGACTGCTACCTGGTCGCTGTTTCTCGAAACAGCGgcattctttcccatttttccgcGGAATAATTCCTGCAGCGGTTCGTTTGACTTCAACATATTTTCTATTTCTTACTGAAAATACCGCCAGGAAAGTGGTCTAGACGTACAAGTTAGGAAGACCAGGAACTTTATAAAGAGCAATCTTGGTTACAGGTCAAAAAGCGAATCATATAAAATCGCGCTTTGGGAAGCCAAGCATTGCTTGTAGATTTATTGATGGATGCGGTACCACGTTGACGCAGAGAAACGTGCATCTGTGTCTTAGCTGTCTGACTAGTAGGATATCGCTGCATTACTTGGCCGCTGGGAGGTCACGCACGCAACCAAAAAGTCACTGCTGTTGGTATTCGGTAGAGACATTGCTGCTGCATGTGTGAACACACTGTTTTGGGCGACGTCACGGCAGCAATGCTACTTTTTACTATGCTTCTGAAAGCTACAGTCGGTTGTATTCCGTGACGTCatagcgcacccccccccccccaacctctctcTCCCTATAGCACTATTCGACTGCTACCTGGTGGCCGTATTTCGAATCACCAGAATTCTGTCTCAGTTTTTGTGGAATAATTGCTGCCGCGGTCCGTTCGATTTTAATCCGTTGTCTTACTGAGTAAAATGTCTAAAAATGTAGTCTGCAGGTACTACTTAACAGATTATGGAACTATATGAAGAATGACCTTGATTATGTAACCAAAACAGCGGATCGTTATAAAGATCGTGAATTAGTGGAGCAAGCAGTAATACAAATTTTGTATGACATACTGAAAATAACCAGCGAGTATAATGCGacaattgtgaaagcaaaacttagGAGCATTCGGTTGGCCTTCAACCTCAAAACAGCGAAACTATTGCTTGATTTGACGCAGCAGAAAGCTTTTTCGTGTTCGAGTGTTATTTAGATTGTAAGAGAGGTTGCTGATCCCATTTGGTTCGTGCAGGAAATATCATTTTCgcaatttccatttttctttttctcGTACTCCACGCGTGTCTCACCTCTAATGTCGTAACTACCATTATTCGTAGCAATTCATGCAGGAATCCTCCCAGCTGACACCATACTGAAAAGTGTATAACTCGTGGTGTCCTGTGTGAATGGTAAATCAAGGTGCCATTTCAGAGTGCCACGAGCTGTAGCATCACGTAAGTTGCATCAGTGAATGCGGCCAAAACTGCAGTCTGAATTGCAAACTAGCGGATCTGCTACAGTGGTGAAGTATGGCTGGTTGCATGCCAAGCAGGCGTAAGCCACTGGCAAGCTTGGGTTAGTTGGGATGGAACTCGTTCTCTGTTAAGCTTCGCATTGTTTATATCTTTCTCGCCGATAGGGTTCGgcatacttcacacacacacacacacacacacacacacacacacacttctaaaaCAGATTTTCTTATGATATAATACGGATCACTCTGTTTTCCTACAGAAGGTTTCCGCAGCATTTTGATTACCGTAATGTGTACCAGCAAATAGAGTGTGTACTTCACATTAATCTCAAATTGGAAAGCCAACGCTAGTGGTTTCGAACAGCATTTGAGCGATtatgtgtattttgtgtgtgtgtgtgtgtgtgtgtgtgtgtgtgtgtgtgtgtgtgtgtgtgtgtaaatctagTTGCACTGTAGAGTGTATTCCGCATTGACTGTAGTTTCTCCTGTTTGGCCTGGCTTTCAGTTCACTAGAGCGAAACGGAATATGGCCTTCCATCGAACTATGCCCAATAAAGTAGTGGAAAGTTAAAGTTGACCTTCGTCATTAAGCCTGCGTTAATATGTGCGATACAAAATCGAAAATAATTCTATCGTATCATGTGATAGAAACGTTTTGCAGCCTGcaggacagaaaataaaatataaagtgCATGAGCTTGAGGACGATGCTATGTACAGGCACGTCTTAGTGAATCTGTTTACTACTTGTAAGGTACAAACAAACGCCAACGTGACATAGCAGTTGTTTTGCATAGTGCTAAGCCATTTACGTTATTGTTAGCTAAAAACACGGTAAATAAAATTGTTTCTGGAGATTTACTATGTACTTACAGTTGTTGTACTGCGTCATCAGCGTAATCGCTGCTCTGTTATTCAGAAAGTATGTTCCAAGACATACAGCTACAGCGATGGTCGAAACCTTTTTCCTACTGCGCTCATCAGACATTGTCGGCAGCAGAGTCACAAATGCGTAATGAGACTGCTGTGTTCTAGTGAACAACAGACCAGAGTTAATACTCACTGTATATTTTCATGTAACACCAGGTCTTTGATATGGCTTTTCTCTTTTACGGTGATGCTGATGTCGAGCTTCCGTCTTCGACATTGTGGACAAGACCAACGATAAATGTCAGGGAGTATGGGAATGGTACTATATTCCTTGGTTTCTGGCTCCGTTCTGTGCTCGTAATTCAATAAATAATAGCTTTTTCCGCCACTATAACAATAACAAGGATTAGATGAAAAGTTTCGGTCATTCTTAATATGCAGACACAGTGTTTCTTGTGATTGTCTCATCGCCTTCTTTTCGCTCTGTCGTTTTTGTTCAGACATTTGGCTCGATGATCGTGCAACCAAGCAACTTTGAAACCTTGCAGCATTTCGCTGTCTTCTCTACGGGCAATCCAGTGAAAAACCTTAATACTACAATAGATACTTTGCAAAACGATCTGACTTGTAACATGTTACACTAAAATCTGTATGAAAAAGAACTACGTCTCGTGCAGGCGGAATGGTACGATCCGTTGCAACAGAACTTTAGTTTATCGGCATGTCCGCAACTTTCTTCCAGGCAGCATTTCGAATGCGAAGTGTTTGGCGCGATAGTCGGTGTTGAGTACGAGCCACTGAAAAGCAGACGACCTGCAGGGGTAATGGGCTGTCAGCGCCATCTCAGATCTGTCGCGCGTCTCCATTGCCGCTGTCTGCAGCGTTATCGGAAGATGGCGAGCGAAAATTCTTTCCGCTGACTCTTTGTGCTGGAGACAAAATAGTGTTCGATAAGGAGTACATTTCAGTGAAATACCCTCAATAAAGAATGTCGCCTACCTTTCGCGCGATATCTTTTCTACATTTGTACTTTCAAGACTAATATGAAATTGCACGACGTTGCAAGTAAACGTTTTCGCAACAGCGAATGATATTGTAAACAGTTATTTCCGTATGTCAGTATCAGGTTTGCGTATTCCTATGTTGGTGACCTGCCATGGAATAATAATATTGCATTCGAATTATGATGCTACAGGAacactgaaaatttaaaataacagaTAACTTCTTTTCTTCCTATCTTTCTTCTATTGTTTACGTGTTAGAAATTTCTGTGTAGTGACTTTTTACTTTCAGTGACACTATGACTTTATTTATTATCGTTTGCTTTTCGGTCTAAATACATATTACGACTGAAGGCCGGTGAATCTAAAATTGTGCGCGAAAATATGCTCCTCTGGTTCGATATGTATTCCTCGTTCACTTGTGTAATGTTCTTTGTGTGTCTGTCAAAACTGAAGGTGATCTTGCTGTCTGTATTGCtttgctgttgtttttttttttatatatacagagAAACTGCTGTTAGAGTTTATGTGGCTAAAAGTTTCCTGATGTCTGTGAAAATTGAAGATGATCTTGCTATCAGTATTGAGTTGCTGTTGAGTGATTCTTTAGAGAAGTTGGTGTTAGTTTTCGAGTTGTTAGAAATTTCCTGGTCTCAGTGAGATACCTGTAGCTGAAACTTTTCTGTTATAGAAAAGCAAAGTTGGTACCCAGGAAGCGACTGTTACCATCAGTTTGGAGAGTTAGTACAACAGCGACGGCTTGCATATTCAATTAACGTTTTAATACCAATTGCCCTTTTacgtagcgacagactttccactcaTAATTGTTCCATTTATTTTTCGCATTTATTTAGCTCTGTCCCTGTCTCTTCCATTTCCTCTTTTTTATCCTACCAACTGCAGCGTACTTTGCTTATAGATGCGAATGAATCAAGAGGCGGGAGTCATTACACAAAAATGCAGGAATATACCCATGTACAATTGTGTACCGAATAATTTGTTTGACGCTACGCAAAGAATGACAGGACTTTTTTTCTAGCATCACACAGCTATTTCATTATTTATATCATTGTGGAGCAAACCATTCAACTGCTGAATAAAATATTCAGTGATACACATTCGTGAATGTTGCTTATTTGAGTTTTTGCTTATTTCCAAAGTACTGTGCAAGCAGTTTTAAAACGGAGTCTAAGGTACATCAattgaaaaacatttttaaaataattaaaattattctcTGTTTGTATtactcatttacttatttatttcaagcACGTATTACTTTATGAGAACCAAGttgttgtggaagtacaggtaggAATAGTAAAGCGACGTTCTTGCAGTGTGACACCAGCGGAaacgaaaaaattcaaaattttcacgTGACTATTTTCGGGaacgaaaaaagaagaaaactatgtagagtaaattaaaaaaaattgttgcttactTACAGCGTGCGCGTGGTAAAATGTACCAGTGTGGACAGAAATAGTTCTTGCCACTTCCGGATTAATTGCAGtgtataacacttttttttttttgctcttatcTCATGTTTTCACGTATTACCACGAAGTTTGTTAATGTCAAGGCCAAACGTGAGGCTGATTCACAAAACAAGCAACGAAGTTGGCTCGAATGCAGCCTAACATAGAGAAAAAGAAAAGGTTTGCAATAGTCTTGGCACAAGATGACAATTTTTTAATAACATGTCAGTAAAAAGTTTGATAAGTTACACATCCTGTTTTACATAGTTCAGGTTTTAACTCTTGTTAAAAACTTTTATCATGTAGAAAGAT
Protein-coding sequences here:
- the LOC126335378 gene encoding mucin-7-like, whose product is MSSSHTSEGERRPASSSQSHWGHAGPRTPTSAALSPPHGSAARSRLPPATWATPPPLDPTPTPPPPRFTCFPAPRHVVRDVTARGVSAPPTKPALLIDAVSR